In Paenibacillus kyungheensis, the following are encoded in one genomic region:
- the panD gene encoding aspartate 1-decarboxylase, producing the protein MYRTMMKSKIHRATVTEANLNYVGSITIDEDLMDAADLLENEKVQIVNNNNGARLETYVIVGERGSGVVCLNGAAARLVQPGDTVIIISYAMMSSEELATHRPTVVFVDETNKPVMEAHKEVHATIM; encoded by the coding sequence ATGTATAGAACGATGATGAAATCCAAGATTCACCGCGCTACTGTAACTGAAGCTAATCTAAATTATGTAGGTAGTATTACGATAGATGAAGATTTGATGGATGCAGCGGATTTGCTTGAAAATGAAAAAGTACAAATCGTTAATAACAACAACGGTGCTCGCTTAGAAACGTATGTTATCGTTGGTGAACGTGGTAGTGGTGTAGTGTGCTTGAACGGAGCAGCAGCACGCCTAGTACAGCCGGGAGACACTGTAATTATTATCTCGTATGCGATGATGAGTTCTGAAGAATTAGCGACTCACCGCCCAACGGTTGTATTTGTAGATGAAACAAACAAACCTGTCATGGAAGCTCATAAAGAAGTACACGCAACCATCATGTGA
- the panC gene encoding pantoate--beta-alanine ligase — MKVVRSITEMRAEVKQLRKQRSTIDHEATVGLVPTMGFLHDGHASLMQKATEMSDIVAISIFVNPIQFGPNEDFERYPRDEKRDLALAEKNGVDLVFMPSVEDMYPTPIKTHVTVADLTDTLCGASRPGHFDGVSTVVTKLFNIVKPDYAFFGTKDAQQVAVLRQMVTDLNMDIEIVPCPIVREQDGLALSSRNVYLSREEREQALVLSRSLHQVQQQMREQEEMTAGQVRAFLRTSIGQSDIAEIDYADILSFPRLESLAEDTLLATLDHEVIIALAVKFGRTRLIDNVILETKGVALHV, encoded by the coding sequence GTGAAAGTTGTACGTAGCATCACCGAAATGAGAGCAGAAGTCAAACAATTACGCAAACAGCGTTCTACTATAGATCATGAAGCAACAGTTGGACTTGTTCCCACGATGGGATTTTTGCATGATGGACATGCAAGCCTTATGCAAAAAGCAACTGAAATGAGCGATATCGTAGCAATCAGTATTTTTGTTAATCCGATTCAATTTGGACCGAATGAAGATTTCGAACGTTACCCTCGTGATGAAAAACGTGATTTAGCCTTAGCTGAAAAAAATGGAGTCGATTTGGTATTTATGCCTAGTGTAGAAGATATGTATCCTACACCGATCAAAACTCATGTTACTGTAGCAGATCTTACCGATACCCTATGTGGTGCTTCGCGTCCCGGTCATTTTGATGGTGTATCTACAGTAGTGACCAAGCTTTTTAATATTGTGAAACCAGATTATGCCTTCTTCGGTACCAAAGATGCGCAGCAAGTCGCTGTGCTTCGTCAAATGGTGACTGATTTGAATATGGATATTGAAATTGTCCCTTGCCCTATTGTACGTGAACAAGATGGTCTAGCGCTTAGTTCTCGTAACGTGTACCTATCTCGTGAAGAACGGGAGCAAGCATTAGTACTTTCACGTTCTTTACATCAGGTACAGCAACAAATGCGTGAGCAAGAAGAGATGACAGCAGGACAAGTACGAGCATTTCTGCGTACCTCGATCGGTCAGTCCGATATTGCTGAAATCGATTATGCAGACATTTTAAGTTTTCCACGATTAGAATCATTAGCAGAAGATACCCTTTTAGCTACATTGGATCATGAAGTGATTATTGCACTAGCTGTGAAATTTGGACGTACGCGTCTGATCGATAATGTTATTTTGGAAACGAAAGGTGTTGCCTTACATGTATAG
- the panB gene encoding 3-methyl-2-oxobutanoate hydroxymethyltransferase, whose protein sequence is MAAKMPLNILKMKKMKQEGHPITMITAYDYPTAQLAEEAGVDMLLIGDSLGNVVLGYDSTIPVTIDDIVYHSRAVARGAGSTFIVADLPFMTYHGSIDETLKSVRRLMQEGHAHAIKLEGGAEIADTVKAIVQAGVPVIAHIGLTPQSVHQIGGYRIQGKDEKDAQRLLDDALALEAAGAFGIVLELVTEEAATTISQQLSIPTIGIGAGRGCDGQVLVFHDAVKYTSSYREKRFVKTYADVGNTIRAALQEYVNEVRSGAFPAEQHVFSGDQEALGSLYGAKRKVETQS, encoded by the coding sequence ATGGCAGCCAAAATGCCGCTTAATATTTTGAAAATGAAAAAAATGAAACAGGAAGGTCATCCCATTACGATGATTACAGCCTACGATTATCCAACCGCTCAGCTTGCTGAAGAAGCAGGCGTAGATATGTTACTCATTGGAGATTCGTTAGGTAATGTCGTGCTTGGATATGATTCGACGATTCCTGTCACTATAGATGATATTGTGTACCATTCGCGTGCAGTTGCTCGCGGTGCGGGATCAACATTTATTGTAGCTGATCTGCCGTTTATGACGTATCACGGAAGTATTGATGAGACACTGAAAAGTGTACGTCGATTAATGCAAGAAGGTCATGCTCATGCGATCAAGCTTGAAGGTGGCGCAGAGATTGCAGATACAGTCAAAGCTATTGTGCAAGCAGGGGTACCTGTGATTGCGCATATCGGTCTAACTCCACAGTCTGTACACCAAATTGGTGGATACCGGATTCAAGGGAAAGACGAAAAAGATGCACAACGTTTATTGGATGATGCACTTGCATTAGAAGCGGCAGGCGCATTCGGAATTGTATTGGAATTGGTTACCGAAGAAGCAGCTACCACAATTAGCCAACAATTATCGATCCCAACGATTGGTATTGGAGCAGGGCGTGGCTGTGATGGTCAAGTGCTTGTTTTTCATGATGCTGTGAAGTACACATCGTCTTACCGTGAAAAACGGTTTGTCAAAACGTATGCAGATGTAGGGAATACGATTCGTGCTGCTTTGCAAGAGTACGTTAATGAAGTGAGAAGCGGTGCATTTCCAGCTGAACAGCATGTATTCAGTGGAGATCAAGAAGCTTTGGGATCGTTATATGGAGCCAAACGGAAGGTGGAGACTCAATCGTGA
- a CDS encoding biotin--[acetyl-CoA-carboxylase] ligase, translating into MNDEHLLQLLNEHPGQYISGEEISRRMSVSRTAIWKGINRLKEKGYEFESTSRKGYRITRRPDRFDVTALQLALSQKGSWGQPLHLFESVASTQDEARMLAEQQTAEGTLVIAEEQTAGRGRQGRPFYSPSGRGIWMSLVMRPVQPLQYMSQLTLLAAVAVCRALRNTTQLDIGIKWPNDLLIDGRKVCGILIESAAEDGRVRYAIAGIGIDANLTAEDLPEHLQSIATSLRIESGQVIDRTAVVAEVISELESLYQLYTDEGFTPIAALWESMAISIGKSIQVHNAQGSFQGIAQGLGMNGELLLRLADDRVVPIYSGDIEF; encoded by the coding sequence ATGAATGATGAACATCTGCTTCAACTGCTGAATGAACATCCAGGACAATACATTTCAGGCGAAGAAATCAGTCGCCGAATGTCTGTTAGTCGTACAGCGATTTGGAAAGGTATTAATCGTTTGAAAGAAAAAGGCTATGAATTTGAATCAACGTCTCGCAAAGGATATCGAATCACACGTCGACCGGATCGATTCGATGTGACAGCTTTGCAACTAGCTTTGAGTCAAAAAGGATCATGGGGTCAGCCGTTACATTTGTTTGAATCGGTGGCTTCTACACAAGATGAAGCACGCATGCTTGCAGAACAACAGACTGCTGAAGGAACGTTAGTAATTGCTGAAGAACAGACAGCAGGTCGTGGCAGACAAGGCAGACCTTTTTACTCACCATCCGGTAGAGGCATCTGGATGAGCTTAGTGATGCGTCCAGTACAACCTTTGCAGTATATGTCTCAATTGACATTACTGGCTGCTGTAGCGGTATGTAGAGCGTTACGTAACACTACACAATTAGATATCGGGATCAAATGGCCGAATGATCTATTAATTGATGGACGCAAAGTATGCGGAATTCTGATTGAATCGGCTGCAGAAGATGGGCGTGTACGTTATGCGATTGCAGGCATCGGTATAGATGCGAATTTAACAGCAGAAGATTTGCCAGAGCATTTGCAATCGATCGCGACTTCATTGCGTATCGAATCCGGTCAAGTGATAGATCGTACAGCTGTAGTAGCAGAAGTTATTTCTGAATTAGAGTCATTGTATCAATTGTATACAGACGAAGGCTTTACCCCGATTGCTGCGCTATGGGAAAGTATGGCGATTTCGATCGGCAAATCGATTCAAGTACACAATGCTCAAGGTTCTTTTCAAGGGATCGCTCAAGGTTTAGGAATGAACGGTGAACTTTTACTACGTCTTGCTGATGATCGGGTTGTTCCTATTTATTCTGGAGATATTGAATTTTAA
- a CDS encoding CCA tRNA nucleotidyltransferase, with the protein MQWNWVDPQTAERGQSLLRRLTDQGYEGYFVGGCVRDELLGRPVNDMDIATNATPEQVIALFERTIPTGLEHGTITVLIDNEPFEVTTYRTETEYVDHRRPEQVQFVRELSEDLRRRDFTMNAIARGIDGEYTDPFHGIDDLNKGIIRCVGIADERFEEDALRMVRGIRFASVFHFEIEQQTWQALLHHQALIYHIATERIRVEMEKMIAGPYPYQGIELLLSSGLIPHMKVSVPCEALDQDLLRSLEQLPASPSILRWALIALGLGMDEQQIKIVFKSWTFPNIITDQVSKIIRMNERLYNGIVQREAVPLATIEHKESIDTDANRHHSYVLFVSCVLDYGKEIAQYWHALFPVLPHAYQQHLAIIGNQADRWLEQLTVYSLADLPVKGQDVLQHLEIAAGKWLGELLHEILLLVATGQLDNNKEVILHYADQASGRKGLR; encoded by the coding sequence ATGCAATGGAATTGGGTAGATCCGCAGACGGCGGAGCGGGGGCAATCTCTGCTCCGCCGTTTGACTGATCAGGGATATGAAGGATACTTTGTAGGTGGATGTGTACGTGATGAATTATTAGGACGACCGGTCAATGATATGGATATTGCAACCAATGCAACACCAGAACAGGTGATTGCTCTATTTGAACGTACGATTCCTACAGGACTAGAACATGGCACGATTACCGTTTTGATTGACAATGAGCCTTTTGAAGTCACTACATACCGTACTGAAACTGAATATGTTGATCATCGCCGTCCAGAACAAGTACAATTTGTGCGAGAATTGAGTGAAGATTTACGTCGTCGTGATTTTACGATGAACGCTATTGCACGTGGAATTGATGGAGAATATACCGATCCTTTTCATGGGATTGATGATTTGAATAAAGGAATTATTCGCTGTGTAGGTATCGCTGATGAACGTTTTGAAGAAGATGCGTTACGCATGGTAAGAGGGATTCGATTTGCGTCTGTATTTCATTTTGAAATAGAACAGCAGACCTGGCAAGCTCTTCTGCATCATCAAGCATTAATCTATCATATTGCTACTGAACGCATTCGTGTCGAAATGGAAAAAATGATTGCTGGGCCTTATCCTTATCAGGGTATTGAACTACTATTAAGCAGTGGATTGATTCCACATATGAAAGTGTCTGTACCTTGTGAGGCATTAGATCAGGATCTGCTTCGTTCATTAGAACAATTACCTGCATCACCATCTATTTTGCGCTGGGCTTTAATTGCACTAGGACTTGGCATGGATGAACAGCAGATCAAAATTGTTTTCAAATCCTGGACATTTCCGAATATCATAACCGATCAAGTCTCCAAAATAATACGGATGAATGAGCGTTTATATAATGGGATAGTACAACGTGAAGCTGTACCTTTAGCTACTATAGAACATAAAGAGTCTATAGATACAGATGCAAATAGACATCACTCGTATGTGCTATTTGTAAGTTGTGTATTGGACTATGGCAAAGAGATTGCACAATACTGGCATGCTCTTTTTCCTGTATTGCCGCACGCCTATCAACAACATTTAGCGATCATAGGCAATCAAGCAGATAGATGGTTAGAACAGTTAACGGTATATAGTCTGGCTGATTTACCTGTCAAAGGGCAAGACGTTCTTCAACATTTAGAAATTGCCGCAGGCAAATGGCTAGGTGAACTACTGCATGAAATTTTACTTCTAGTTGCTACAGGACAATTGGACAATAACAAAGAGGTTATATTGCATTATGCGGATCAAGCCTCAGGAAGGAAGGGATTACGATGA
- the bshA gene encoding N-acetyl-alpha-D-glucosaminyl L-malate synthase BshA — protein sequence MDTMLKIGITCYPSLGGSGVVATELGKLLAEKGHQVHFISHSVPFRLGTFHKNIFYHEVEVNDYYVFKYPPYDLTLANKMAQVAKMQQLDVLHVHYAVPHAVCAFLAKQMVGDHLKVVTTLHGTDITVLAQDESLKDLIRLAINESDAVTAVSKDLIRETHELLDITRNIDLTYNFVDKRMYYPRDTTELHKDYAFGDDRVLMHVSNFRPVKRVSDVVEIFAKVNEKIPSRLLLVGEGPDLPKIQFQIQELGLTERVMFLGKQDDIPQVISLADILLLPSEKESFGLVALEAMACGVPTVGSQAGGIPELIIHGETGFLAPIGDTDKMAEHAIELLTNHQLMQTMIKNCLDRSQSEFSNERMMAEYEKIYYRVLGRELSQPSPVCG from the coding sequence ATGGACACGATGCTCAAAATCGGCATCACATGTTATCCGTCGCTTGGCGGCTCTGGCGTCGTGGCAACAGAATTAGGCAAATTACTTGCTGAAAAAGGGCATCAAGTGCATTTTATTTCGCACAGTGTTCCTTTTCGATTAGGAACATTTCATAAAAATATTTTTTATCATGAAGTAGAAGTTAATGATTATTATGTGTTTAAATATCCACCGTATGATCTAACGTTAGCTAATAAAATGGCTCAAGTGGCTAAAATGCAGCAGTTGGATGTGTTACATGTGCATTATGCTGTGCCTCATGCCGTGTGTGCTTTTTTAGCGAAGCAAATGGTAGGCGATCATTTAAAAGTCGTAACCACTTTACATGGTACAGATATTACAGTGCTTGCACAGGATGAATCGTTAAAAGACTTGATTCGGCTAGCGATCAATGAAAGTGATGCTGTAACAGCGGTATCCAAAGATTTGATTCGTGAGACACATGAATTGTTAGATATTACACGTAATATTGATCTAACTTACAATTTTGTAGATAAACGAATGTACTATCCACGCGATACAACAGAACTGCACAAAGATTATGCGTTCGGTGATGATCGTGTGCTAATGCATGTCTCTAACTTTCGCCCGGTCAAACGTGTTAGCGATGTGGTAGAGATTTTTGCCAAAGTCAATGAGAAGATTCCTTCAAGGTTGCTACTGGTTGGCGAAGGCCCTGATCTGCCCAAAATTCAATTTCAGATTCAAGAACTAGGCTTAACCGAGCGCGTTATGTTTCTAGGGAAACAAGATGATATCCCGCAAGTGATTTCACTAGCTGATATTTTGTTGCTTCCTTCTGAAAAAGAAAGCTTCGGTCTGGTAGCACTGGAAGCAATGGCATGTGGTGTTCCAACCGTAGGATCACAAGCAGGTGGTATTCCGGAATTGATTATTCATGGAGAGACTGGATTTCTTGCGCCAATCGGTGATACAGACAAGATGGCAGAACATGCTATCGAATTATTAACCAACCATCAATTGATGCAGACGATGATCAAAAATTGTCTGGATCGTTCACAAAGTGAGTTCAGCAATGAACGTATGATGGCTGAATACGAAAAAATTTATTACCGGGTACTTGGACGTGAATTGTCTCAGCCTTCTCCGGTATGTGGTTGA